From the genome of Fusarium fujikuroi IMI 58289 draft genome, chromosome FFUJ_chr06:
GGGAAAGGACAAgccaagctcagctcaaggCTCCGCCCATTCTGTTCTGAAACGGAAAAAGACGAAACTACTCCCAGATCTTACATCGATAATATCTCAACATCTTACGTATTCTTTTGAGTATCTCTCTCTTCAATTGCTCTGTTTGAACATCTCTCAAGGTCGTCTTTTTGTTGAGACATCTCCCCGTGCCCCTCGATAAACACCCCGCCAAACACAATAATCCCCCGCCAAATAGACACCGACACCGCCATGGCTCAAAACGGCATGTTCAGCGCCAACCTCCTCTCCTCAGAGGTCAGCGCCGCTCTCCCCGAGGGTTATACTCTGCGCGCTCTGCGAAAGTCTGACTTCAACAGCGGTTTCCTCGACTGTCTGCGTGTCTTGACCACCGTTGGCGACATCACCGAAGCCGACTTCGCCAAGCAGTACGATGACATGCTCGCTGCTGGCAGTTACTACGTTATCATCATTGAGGACACTTCGCGAGGCGACAAGCCTGTTGTCGGAACTGGCGCCTTGATCACTGAGCGCAAGTTGTAAGTCAATGGTCCTCGCTGTCTGCTAGACAACCACTAACAATCCGTAGCATTCACAGCCTGGGCGCCGTGGGCCACATCGAAGATATCGCCGTCGCAAAGGACCAGCAAGGCAAGAAGCTCGGTCTCCGAATCATCCAAGCCCTCGACCACATCGCCGAGCAAGTCGGCTGCTACAAGAGCATCCTCGACTGCAGCGAAGCCAACGAAGGTTTCTACGTCAAGTGTGGCTTCCGAAGAGCAGGCCTCCAGATGGCCCATTACTATGAGGGCTCAAAGGGTAAATCCCAGTGATTTCATTAAGCAATTCTACGATATTATGAAATGCGTATGTGTATGCGTGGCGCATCCGCATGTTTCCCTATGTTATCGTTTGTGTGCGTTGCACAGAGGCTGATGCGGTTTCGCATGGCGCGCAGGAAGCAAAATCTAAAGAGGATACGATATTGGGCGGGCTTAGAGGCAGATATGGACGGGAGAATATAGACGACATTTCTTGCACTGCTTGTACATCTGCCGAGCGACGGAACGAGTGAGATCTTGCGGGTACCCCGAGACATTCGGAGGAAATCCATGTAAGCTGCTGTATGACAAGAATCATCAGCTGAGTGAGGTTCCATATTCGGCTTCCGATTCGAAGCACATGTAAATGACCGAAAGGTTTGCGCATAAAACCTGCTCGTATGTTACATTGTTAGCTACAATCACCCAGCCCAACATCTTCAGTCTCGCCCAGTTCTCTAAAGTCTTTTCGTCGAAATTCTCAAGTCATATCAAGATGTCCGACGAGTTGAGCCACTCCTTCGTCAAAGTCCGAATTGCGGCCTTGCAGTTGCTGTAAGTGATAACTACCACTGTAGAATCCTTGTTAAGTTGGTTACTATAGTGTTCGATCCAAGCATCCTGATGCTTTCCATATTGCTAGACACCTCACAAAACGAGTCACAACTTTCATCGACCCAAGCGGTTCCCTTCGTTTGGCTAGACGAAGACTTGTTCGCGCCCGTCGCTAATCACTCGCCACTCCGACATTGCAAAACGCcaaagatattatattatgATCTATTTTCAAGCTTGCTCTAGAGACCGCCTTCGGGCGAATCATTTATCGGCCCATCcaaccaccatcaacaaccaacacaTGCCCACTTACATATCCACTGGCCTTACTCGCCAGATACACAGCTGT
Proteins encoded in this window:
- a CDS encoding probable glucosamine-phosphate N-acetyltransferase, with the protein product MAQNGMFSANLLSSEVSAALPEGYTLRALRKSDFNSGFLDCLRVLTTVGDITEADFAKQYDDMLAAGSYYVIIIEDTSRGDKPVVGTGALITERKFIHSLGAVGHIEDIAVAKDQQGKKLGLRIIQALDHIAEQVGCYKSILDCSEANEGFYVKCGFRRAGLQMAHYYEGSKGKSQ